The Tardiphaga alba genome includes a window with the following:
- a CDS encoding TetR/AcrR family transcriptional regulator, whose translation MPTATPPSKGGRPRKSDVEAKSLHIIETASRLFAQQGFAATSVEQVVTACGVGKDTVYRRYPSKLALFEGVVAHARVQTEAHFQTAMAEATGDVMQQLRAAARWLLEVNLDPTLIAFKRIAFSEALVVGQSAANRTVDPIMDRLFALLRAAQEAGEIGPGDVSFLATHLINSIAVGPMITAMLGSTTYASSEAQDAYFEKAWRLFIDGARGVGRMSEA comes from the coding sequence ATGCCGACAGCAACGCCCCCATCCAAAGGCGGACGCCCGCGCAAGAGCGACGTGGAGGCAAAGTCGCTCCACATCATCGAGACAGCGTCACGGCTGTTTGCGCAACAGGGTTTTGCGGCGACCTCGGTGGAGCAGGTCGTGACCGCCTGTGGCGTCGGCAAAGACACGGTGTATCGGCGCTATCCATCCAAGCTCGCGCTGTTCGAGGGCGTGGTGGCGCATGCGCGCGTGCAGACCGAAGCGCATTTCCAGACCGCTATGGCTGAAGCCACCGGCGATGTGATGCAGCAACTTCGCGCCGCCGCGCGCTGGCTGTTGGAGGTCAATCTCGATCCGACCTTGATCGCCTTCAAGCGTATCGCGTTCAGCGAGGCGCTGGTGGTGGGGCAATCCGCGGCGAACCGCACTGTTGATCCGATCATGGACCGACTCTTCGCATTGCTGCGTGCGGCGCAGGAGGCGGGCGAGATCGGCCCCGGCGATGTGTCGTTTCTCGCGACGCATCTGATCAACAGCATCGCCGTCGGCCCGATGATCACGGCGATGCTTGGCAGCACGACCTACGCGTCGAGCGAAGCGCAGGATGCGTATTTCGAGAAAGCGTGGCGATTGTTTATCGACGGGGCGCGCGGCGTAGGGCGGATGAGCGAAGCGTAA
- a CDS encoding prolyl oligopeptidase family serine peptidase, which translates to MASAFAYPKTRSLDLVEDHFGQQVADPYRWLEEDVRNDAEVAAWVQAQNEVTRNYLATLPGRDIFKARLQKLFDHERVSPPWVRGGRYFYTRQTGQQNQPVLVMRNGLEGPQRVLIDPNDWSADGTTAMGEWAISDDGSLIAFTIQEAGTDWRTIKVFDVNARENLTDEVTRARFMTIAWTRDNSGFFYSRYPDPAESETSQASVQNHAVYYHALGTSQAEDRLVYATPDKPHLINIGYVTDDGRYLVLMSTPGPGANALAVIDLDNPDWTPRQLITEIDSDWMIYGNVGTKLFIGTNKGAERKKIVSADLAQHVLVFEDVVPEQDATLGYAALLGGKLLATYLVDAKAEMRRYALDGAFEGTIDLPGIGTVGGFRGEQDSDEVFFVFTSYNIPTTIYRYDVADDTTYVWATPDAGIDLDRISVEQRFYSSKDGTRIPLFIIRRKDVTGPAPTLLYAYGGFGISMIPFYAPTQMAWVEQGGVSVVANIRGGGEYGKPWHDAGRFANRQNAFDDFIAAGEYLKAEGITPPDGLAIQGESNGGLLMGAVVNQRPDLFAAALPGVGVMDMLRFPLFTGGKMWMEDFGDPRQEPHFHALRSYSPYHNVAPGKGYPAILVTTADTDDRVIPGHSFKYAAALQAADIGDRPHLLRVETRAGHGQGKPTDKVIEETADQWAFIAHWTGLQVKQP; encoded by the coding sequence ATGGCATCAGCATTCGCGTATCCAAAGACCCGCAGCCTCGATCTTGTCGAGGATCATTTCGGCCAACAGGTCGCCGATCCCTATCGCTGGCTGGAAGAGGATGTTCGCAACGACGCGGAAGTCGCGGCATGGGTTCAAGCGCAGAACGAGGTCACGCGAAACTACCTCGCGACCTTGCCCGGCCGCGACATCTTCAAGGCGCGCCTGCAAAAACTGTTCGATCATGAGCGTGTCAGCCCGCCATGGGTGCGTGGCGGCCGCTATTTCTACACCCGCCAGACTGGCCAGCAGAACCAGCCAGTGTTGGTGATGCGCAACGGCCTTGAAGGACCGCAGCGCGTGTTGATCGATCCCAATGATTGGTCCGCAGACGGCACGACGGCCATGGGCGAATGGGCGATTTCGGATGATGGTTCGCTGATCGCTTTCACAATTCAGGAGGCTGGCACCGACTGGCGAACGATCAAGGTGTTTGACGTCAATGCACGCGAAAACCTCACCGACGAAGTGACGCGCGCACGCTTCATGACCATCGCCTGGACCAGGGATAACAGCGGCTTCTTCTATTCGCGCTATCCCGACCCAGCGGAAAGCGAAACATCACAAGCCAGCGTACAGAACCATGCCGTTTATTATCATGCGCTCGGCACATCGCAGGCCGAGGACCGCCTGGTCTATGCGACGCCGGACAAGCCGCATCTGATCAATATCGGCTATGTCACCGATGACGGTCGCTATCTCGTTCTCATGTCCACGCCGGGGCCTGGCGCCAATGCACTGGCGGTCATCGATCTCGACAACCCGGACTGGACGCCGCGCCAATTGATCACGGAGATCGATTCCGACTGGATGATCTATGGTAACGTCGGCACCAAGCTCTTCATCGGCACCAACAAAGGCGCCGAGCGCAAGAAGATCGTGTCAGCCGATCTCGCGCAGCATGTTCTGGTGTTCGAAGACGTCGTGCCTGAGCAGGACGCGACGCTGGGTTACGCAGCGCTGCTCGGCGGCAAGCTGCTGGCGACCTATCTCGTCGATGCAAAAGCCGAGATGCGCCGTTATGCTCTCGACGGCGCGTTCGAAGGCACCATCGATTTGCCGGGCATCGGCACAGTCGGCGGCTTTCGCGGCGAGCAGGATAGCGATGAAGTCTTCTTTGTCTTCACCAGCTACAACATCCCGACCACGATCTATCGCTACGACGTTGCAGACGATACCACCTATGTCTGGGCCACGCCCGACGCGGGCATCGATCTCGATCGCATCAGCGTCGAACAACGCTTCTATTCATCGAAGGACGGCACGCGCATCCCGCTCTTCATCATCCGCCGCAAGGACGTCACCGGTCCGGCGCCGACGCTGCTCTATGCCTATGGTGGTTTCGGCATCAGCATGATTCCGTTCTATGCGCCGACGCAGATGGCGTGGGTGGAGCAGGGCGGTGTCTCCGTCGTCGCCAATATCCGCGGTGGCGGCGAGTATGGAAAACCGTGGCACGATGCCGGCCGCTTCGCGAACCGGCAGAATGCGTTCGATGATTTCATCGCGGCGGGCGAATATCTGAAGGCGGAAGGAATTACGCCGCCGGATGGACTCGCGATCCAGGGCGAATCCAATGGCGGCCTCCTGATGGGCGCCGTCGTCAATCAACGCCCGGATCTGTTCGCCGCAGCACTCCCCGGTGTCGGGGTCATGGACATGCTGCGCTTTCCGCTGTTCACCGGCGGCAAAATGTGGATGGAGGATTTCGGCGATCCGCGGCAGGAGCCGCATTTCCATGCGCTGCGGAGCTACTCGCCCTATCACAATGTGGCGCCAGGCAAGGGCTACCCCGCGATCCTCGTCACCACAGCGGATACGGATGATCGCGTCATCCCCGGCCACAGCTTCAAATATGCGGCGGCACTACAAGCGGCTGATATCGGCGACAGACCGCATCTCCTCCGCGTCGAAACGCGCGCCGGCCACGGTCAAGGCAAGCCTACCGACAAGGTGATCGAGGAGACCGCCGATCAATGGGCCTTCATCGCGCATTGGACGGGGTTGCAAGTGAAGCAGCCGTAG
- a CDS encoding TetR/AcrR family transcriptional regulator: MPSHREDPRLTVSRHAAELFLERGVAATSGDDIAAAAGLSKRTVWRYFRSKESAVEPLFAVSSLRFASQLSEWPLDISIEAYLHAVVRPQDQTPREIADDILAVRLVALLPKEPALRSAWLMSCHAAEETIVEVVARRTRRSATDFDVRLCGAAVMTALRIVDEDIATAAITDRRAFTLPEVIDRMAEAIRTASTLPICDPV; the protein is encoded by the coding sequence ATGCCCTCCCACCGCGAAGACCCGCGTTTGACAGTCTCCCGCCATGCCGCCGAGCTTTTCCTGGAACGCGGCGTCGCGGCAACGAGTGGCGATGACATCGCGGCGGCGGCCGGTCTCTCGAAACGCACCGTCTGGCGATACTTCCGTTCGAAGGAGAGTGCCGTGGAACCGCTGTTCGCCGTCTCATCCCTGCGCTTTGCCAGCCAGCTCAGCGAATGGCCGCTCGATATCTCCATCGAAGCCTATCTGCATGCGGTGGTTCGCCCGCAGGACCAGACCCCGCGCGAGATTGCTGACGACATTCTCGCCGTTCGCCTTGTGGCGTTGCTGCCGAAGGAACCGGCCTTGCGCTCGGCCTGGCTGATGTCCTGCCACGCTGCGGAAGAGACGATTGTCGAGGTGGTGGCGCGACGCACGAGGCGATCGGCCACGGATTTCGACGTCCGCCTGTGCGGCGCTGCCGTGATGACGGCACTGCGGATCGTTGATGAAGACATCGCAACAGCTGCCATTACCGATCGTCGCGCATTCACACTGCCTGAAGTCATCGACCGCATGGCGGAAGCGATACGAACCGCAAGCACCTTGCCGATCTGTGATCCCGTCTAG
- a CDS encoding amidohydrolase family protein — MKLLNPDDLVAIDIHTHAEEPCGCHADDGYDDFQARMAEYFKSPHKHPPTVEETAAYYRAKKIAAVIFPVDAERETGFRRYNNYEMLEIAQQNADVLIPFASIDPHKGKLGVREARKLISEYGVKGFKFHPTMQGFYANDRMAYPLYEAIQEGGAIALFHTGQTGVGSGMPGGMGMRLKYSNPMYMDDVAVDFPDMKIILAHPSFPWQEEALSVATHKPNVYIDLSGWSPKYFPPILVRYINSILQDKMLFGSDWPVIMPDRWMADFAKLDIRDEIRPKVLKNNARKLLGI; from the coding sequence ATGAAGCTGCTCAATCCGGACGACCTCGTCGCCATCGACATCCATACCCATGCAGAGGAACCTTGCGGTTGCCACGCGGATGACGGCTATGACGATTTCCAGGCGCGGATGGCGGAATATTTCAAGTCTCCGCACAAGCATCCGCCAACCGTCGAGGAAACCGCTGCCTATTACCGCGCGAAGAAGATCGCCGCGGTGATCTTCCCCGTCGATGCCGAGCGTGAGACCGGCTTCCGGCGCTACAACAATTACGAGATGCTGGAGATCGCCCAGCAAAATGCCGACGTGCTAATCCCGTTCGCCTCGATCGATCCGCACAAGGGCAAGCTCGGCGTGCGCGAGGCACGCAAACTGATCTCCGAATACGGCGTAAAGGGATTCAAATTCCACCCGACCATGCAGGGCTTTTACGCCAACGACCGCATGGCCTACCCGCTCTATGAGGCGATCCAGGAAGGCGGCGCTATCGCACTATTCCATACCGGACAAACCGGCGTGGGCTCCGGCATGCCAGGCGGCATGGGGATGCGGCTGAAATATTCCAACCCGATGTATATGGACGATGTTGCTGTCGATTTCCCGGACATGAAAATCATTCTCGCGCACCCTTCCTTCCCGTGGCAGGAAGAGGCACTGTCGGTCGCGACCCATAAGCCCAACGTGTATATCGACCTCTCGGGCTGGTCGCCGAAATATTTTCCGCCTATCCTCGTGCGCTATATCAATTCCATCCTGCAAGATAAGATGCTGTTCGGCTCCGACTGGCCGGTCATCATGCCGGACCGCTGGATGGCCGACTTCGCCAAGCTCGACATTCGCGACGAGATCAGGCCGAAGGTCCTGAAGAACAACGCACGGAAGCTCTTGGGTATATGA
- a CDS encoding O-antigen ligase family protein, whose translation MRLKEITTDISAGIKTENISTAARIDFWRKAAEFVKQAPVLGHGTGSIRPLYQSVEAARPSPIGEAVADPHNQFLHTTLQVGLIGGIILLAMWFFHFKMFVRRNFASTMGLGIVMLTILGSLFNSHISQVTQGMLYCLGVGMLGSVLLNARPDDQHLATKSPA comes from the coding sequence ATGCGGCTCAAGGAGATCACAACAGACATTAGCGCCGGCATCAAAACTGAAAATATATCGACTGCAGCCCGCATCGATTTCTGGCGCAAGGCAGCGGAGTTCGTGAAGCAAGCGCCGGTGCTGGGTCATGGCACCGGCAGTATCCGGCCGCTCTATCAGAGCGTGGAGGCAGCTCGGCCGTCACCAATTGGTGAGGCAGTCGCTGATCCGCACAATCAGTTCCTGCACACCACGCTGCAGGTCGGCCTGATTGGCGGCATTATCCTGCTGGCCATGTGGTTTTTTCATTTCAAAATGTTCGTTCGCCGCAACTTTGCCAGCACCATGGGTCTTGGCATCGTGATGCTGACGATCCTCGGCTCACTGTTCAACAGCCATATCTCGCAAGTCACCCAGGGCATGCTGTATTGCCTCGGCGTCGGCATGCTCGGTTCAGTCCTGCTGAATGCCAGGCCAGACGATCAGCATCTCGCGACTAAATCACCGGCCTGA
- a CDS encoding FkbM family methyltransferase, giving the protein MKARFLWRAYKTRYRDQRAELAAIRSHVTSRDLVCDIGANKGSYLYWMAKWAGRVVAFEPQPGLADYLNKARTALSLNNVVIETAGVSSTSGTLDLYIPTPNSPGASLVPSEGMATMPVRVVALDDYFTPTDKISLLKIDVEGAELDVFKGAERILRESRPVLVFECEQRHCREGAVADCFTYLESRGYRGEFVMRGKTQPVSRFDPALHQASNRPEFWNAPDYCNNFIFRPVI; this is encoded by the coding sequence ATGAAGGCACGTTTTCTCTGGCGAGCATACAAGACGCGATACCGCGATCAGCGCGCCGAACTGGCCGCGATCCGCAGCCACGTCACATCGCGCGACCTCGTCTGCGATATCGGCGCCAACAAAGGCAGCTATCTCTACTGGATGGCGAAGTGGGCAGGACGTGTGGTTGCGTTCGAGCCACAGCCGGGCCTTGCGGATTATCTCAACAAGGCCCGCACCGCGCTGTCGTTGAACAATGTCGTGATCGAAACCGCCGGTGTCTCCTCAACCTCCGGCACGCTCGATCTCTACATTCCTACACCCAATTCGCCCGGTGCAAGTCTGGTCCCGAGCGAAGGGATGGCGACTATGCCCGTGCGTGTCGTGGCACTGGACGACTATTTCACGCCGACGGACAAGATCTCGCTGCTGAAAATCGATGTCGAAGGCGCAGAACTCGACGTCTTCAAGGGCGCCGAGCGGATTTTGCGCGAAAGCAGGCCAGTGCTCGTTTTCGAGTGCGAGCAACGTCATTGCCGCGAGGGGGCGGTCGCCGATTGCTTCACCTATCTCGAGAGCCGGGGCTACCGCGGGGAATTCGTGATGCGCGGCAAGACGCAGCCGGTCTCACGCTTCGATCCGGCACTGCATCAGGCTTCTAATCGCCCGGAGTTCTGGAACGCGCCCGACTACTGCAACAATTTCATCTTCAGGCCGGTGATTTAG
- a CDS encoding YbaK/EbsC family protein: MSLESVRAFLAAKAPDLTVTVTDKSSATVALAAEALGVEPGQIAKTLSVRAGDRVVLVVTKGTARLDNKKAREALGAKPRMLGAEEVVALTGHPVGGVCPFGLATPLQVYCDVSLKEYAEVWPAAGSTNSSVRVTPDRMASLTNATWVDVAQEPMAVTDAASAAPE; encoded by the coding sequence ATGTCGCTCGAATCCGTCCGTGCCTTCCTCGCCGCCAAAGCCCCCGATCTGACCGTCACCGTCACTGACAAGAGTTCGGCCACTGTCGCCCTCGCCGCTGAGGCGCTGGGTGTGGAACCCGGGCAGATCGCCAAGACATTGTCGGTGCGCGCTGGCGATAGGGTGGTGCTCGTGGTGACCAAGGGGACAGCGCGGCTGGACAACAAGAAGGCGCGCGAGGCGCTGGGAGCCAAGCCGCGCATGCTGGGGGCCGAGGAAGTTGTGGCCCTGACGGGGCATCCCGTCGGCGGCGTGTGCCCGTTCGGCCTGGCGACGCCGCTGCAGGTCTATTGCGATGTGTCCCTGAAGGAATACGCCGAGGTCTGGCCGGCGGCAGGCTCGACCAACAGCTCGGTCCGCGTTACCCCTGACCGGATGGCCTCGCTGACCAACGCGACCTGGGTCGATGTCGCGCAGGAGCCGATGGCAGTGACGGACGCGGCCTCTGCCGCACCCGAATAG
- a CDS encoding FadR/GntR family transcriptional regulator: protein MIGQQKRKSRDGSPGKTLLRPLNPIRRRTEEVVERIAAQIADGDLRAGARLPTEQAMMTAMGVSRTVVREAISALRAQGLVTTRQGAGAFVNNEPGQQPYAIDPEGLGSLGSVIEILELRTAVEIEAAAIASERATAAQIKAIAKAAHIFRRAIASGDRAIKEDFDFHFAIAVGTRNSRFVGFLEFLGGVIIPRQTIRTFDGKEDLQTRYLQSIEREHQMIVDAISERSPRKAREAMRRHLVNGKARYKQLATEAAR from the coding sequence ATGATCGGACAACAAAAACGTAAATCGCGCGACGGATCACCCGGCAAGACTTTGCTGCGTCCGCTCAATCCGATACGCCGTCGGACCGAAGAGGTGGTCGAGCGCATTGCAGCGCAGATTGCCGACGGAGATCTCCGCGCCGGCGCGCGACTGCCCACCGAGCAGGCCATGATGACCGCCATGGGCGTTAGCCGAACGGTGGTCCGCGAAGCGATCTCGGCATTGCGCGCCCAAGGCCTCGTTACTACGAGACAGGGAGCCGGCGCATTCGTCAACAACGAACCCGGCCAGCAGCCTTATGCCATCGATCCCGAAGGGCTCGGCTCACTCGGCAGCGTGATCGAGATCCTTGAACTCCGCACCGCGGTCGAAATCGAAGCCGCCGCCATCGCCAGTGAACGCGCGACAGCCGCGCAGATAAAGGCCATCGCAAAAGCTGCTCACATCTTCCGCCGAGCCATCGCCAGCGGCGACCGGGCCATCAAGGAGGATTTCGATTTTCATTTCGCGATCGCCGTCGGCACACGGAATTCGCGTTTTGTCGGCTTCCTCGAATTTCTTGGCGGCGTGATCATTCCGCGCCAGACCATCCGCACCTTTGATGGCAAGGAAGACCTCCAGACACGCTATCTGCAGAGCATCGAGAGAGAACATCAGATGATCGTGGATGCCATCAGCGAGCGTTCGCCGCGCAAAGCCCGCGAAGCGATGCGCCGGCATCTGGTGAATGGCAAGGCACGCTATAAGCAACTCGCGACGGAAGCCGCCAGATAG
- a CDS encoding TRAP transporter large permease produces MDIAVLLLSMCLFFAIGMPIAFALALSALVGALWIDLPVAAVMQQLSSGVGKVSMLTVPFFVLAGAIMAEGGMARRLVDFAAVVIGFTRIRGGLSQVNILATTIMSGISGSSVADTSAIGSVMIPQMAEKGYPRVFATNVTISASVQAILVPPSHNAVIYSLATGGVVSITSLFLAGIVPGLLLGFAIMLLCLYVAYRDGHPKGEPVPMKQALKMLGDATWGIVTLVIVLGGILTGIFTPIEAGAVACVWAFFVTMFIYRDYKWSELPMLTYRTLQTVAMVLTLVATASCFGYVAAMMQMPMHMTEFFVAISSNKYVLLMWLNIMLLILGTALDLAPLLLICTPILLPVVKNFGIDPVHFGIVMLLNLGIGLLTPPVGTTLFVGCAIGKVSVDEVMRGIWPFYWVMFAVLMLVTYVPWFSMALPHAFGFR; encoded by the coding sequence ATGGACATCGCCGTTCTCCTGCTCAGCATGTGTCTGTTCTTCGCCATCGGCATGCCGATCGCCTTTGCGCTGGCGCTGTCCGCGCTGGTCGGTGCGCTGTGGATCGATCTTCCGGTGGCCGCGGTCATGCAGCAGCTCTCCAGCGGCGTCGGCAAGGTGTCGATGCTGACAGTGCCTTTCTTTGTCCTGGCCGGCGCCATCATGGCTGAAGGCGGTATGGCGCGACGCCTGGTGGATTTTGCCGCCGTGGTGATCGGCTTTACGCGCATTCGCGGTGGCCTCTCCCAGGTGAATATCCTCGCGACGACGATCATGTCCGGCATCTCCGGATCATCGGTGGCGGATACGTCGGCGATCGGTTCGGTGATGATCCCGCAGATGGCCGAGAAGGGCTATCCGCGTGTGTTCGCGACCAATGTCACGATCTCCGCGTCGGTGCAGGCGATCCTCGTCCCGCCGAGCCACAATGCCGTGATCTATTCGCTGGCAACGGGTGGTGTCGTGTCGATCACCAGCCTGTTTCTGGCCGGTATTGTCCCCGGTCTGCTCCTTGGTTTCGCAATCATGCTGCTGTGTCTATATGTCGCCTACCGCGACGGGCACCCCAAGGGCGAGCCCGTGCCGATGAAGCAGGCGCTCAAGATGCTGGGCGATGCCACCTGGGGCATCGTCACGCTGGTGATCGTGCTTGGCGGCATTCTGACGGGCATCTTCACGCCGATCGAGGCCGGTGCCGTCGCCTGCGTATGGGCGTTCTTCGTCACCATGTTCATCTATCGCGACTATAAATGGTCGGAACTTCCGATGCTGACCTATCGCACGCTGCAGACCGTGGCGATGGTGCTCACGCTGGTCGCGACGGCATCATGCTTCGGCTATGTGGCGGCGATGATGCAGATGCCGATGCATATGACCGAGTTCTTCGTCGCCATCTCGTCGAACAAATACGTGCTGCTGATGTGGCTCAACATCATGCTGCTGATCCTGGGAACGGCGCTCGATCTGGCGCCGTTGCTCCTGATCTGTACGCCGATCCTGCTGCCGGTCGTAAAGAATTTTGGCATCGATCCCGTGCATTTCGGCATCGTGATGTTGCTCAATCTCGGCATCGGGCTGTTGACGCCGCCTGTCGGGACGACGCTATTCGTCGGCTGTGCCATCGGCAAGGTATCGGTGGACGAAGTGATGCGCGGGATATGGCCGTTCTACTGGGTCATGTTCGCCGTGCTGATGCTGGTGACCTATGTGCCCTGGTTCTCGATGGCACTGCCACACGCCTTTGGCTTCAGATAG
- a CDS encoding TRAP transporter small permease has translation MNALYWTGAVLSCVALVLISAIIPWAVYTRYILNSAASWPEPLAVLLTIAVTFIGAANCYRQRIHMNMTVGTNLLPPRARLVAAFISELLMAAVALFMVIWGMKLVLTTWGNSVDEFPWLSVGITYLPIPVSGAMMFLFVIERLTIGPPPQDGSDAHVPLD, from the coding sequence ATGAATGCATTGTACTGGACCGGCGCCGTCCTCTCCTGCGTTGCGCTGGTGCTGATCTCGGCGATCATCCCGTGGGCGGTTTACACCCGCTACATTCTCAACAGTGCGGCGTCATGGCCGGAGCCGCTGGCCGTGCTGTTGACCATTGCGGTGACGTTTATCGGTGCGGCGAATTGTTATCGCCAGCGCATCCACATGAACATGACGGTGGGGACCAATCTGCTCCCGCCGCGCGCCCGTCTGGTCGCAGCTTTCATCAGCGAATTGCTGATGGCCGCAGTCGCGCTGTTCATGGTGATCTGGGGCATGAAGCTGGTGCTGACCACCTGGGGCAACTCGGTGGATGAATTTCCCTGGCTCTCGGTCGGCATCACTTACCTGCCGATCCCGGTGTCAGGAGCGATGATGTTCCTGTTCGTCATCGAGCGACTCACCATCGGCCCACCGCCACAAGATGGCAGTGATGCCCACGTGCCGCTCGACTAG
- a CDS encoding TRAP transporter substrate-binding protein produces MNRREVVKAGLAAIAAGTAGLGRVVPALAQSKMVLKASDVHPLGYPTVEAVVRMGKKLEAATSGRLSIQMFPSMQLGGEKEAIEQAQVGALQIARISVGAVGPVVDDVNVFNMPFVFRDSKHMEAVLDGEIGNELLNKITANEKTNLVALGWMNAGSRNIYNSKRPIKSLADLKGLKIRMIGNPLFIDTMNALGGNGVAMGFDQVFSAMQTGVVDGAENNLPSFVAQNHFQVAKYLSMTEHLIIPELLVFSKASWAKLTPDDQALLKKVGREAQLEQRVLWYEAEAKALDKMKEVGTDVVTSVDKQPFRDAVKPVWDKYGAKYAEMTKRIAAVS; encoded by the coding sequence ATGAACAGACGAGAAGTCGTCAAAGCCGGCTTGGCCGCGATTGCTGCTGGCACTGCGGGGCTCGGACGCGTGGTGCCTGCGCTTGCGCAGAGCAAGATGGTGCTCAAGGCATCCGACGTTCATCCGCTCGGCTATCCCACGGTGGAAGCCGTGGTCCGCATGGGCAAGAAGCTTGAAGCGGCGACCAGTGGCCGGCTCAGCATCCAGATGTTTCCCTCGATGCAGCTCGGCGGCGAGAAGGAAGCCATCGAGCAGGCACAGGTCGGCGCGCTGCAGATCGCGCGTATCTCGGTCGGCGCCGTGGGCCCGGTCGTCGATGACGTCAACGTCTTCAACATGCCCTTCGTGTTCCGCGATTCCAAGCACATGGAAGCCGTGCTTGATGGCGAGATCGGCAATGAACTCCTGAACAAGATCACGGCCAACGAGAAGACCAATCTCGTTGCGCTCGGCTGGATGAATGCCGGTTCGCGTAACATCTACAACAGCAAACGGCCGATCAAGTCGCTCGCCGACCTCAAGGGTCTCAAGATCCGCATGATCGGCAATCCGCTGTTCATCGACACCATGAATGCGCTGGGCGGCAATGGTGTCGCCATGGGCTTCGATCAGGTGTTCAGTGCCATGCAGACTGGCGTCGTTGATGGTGCCGAGAACAACCTGCCGTCCTTCGTGGCGCAGAATCACTTTCAGGTCGCGAAGTATCTGTCGATGACCGAGCATCTCATCATTCCGGAGCTTCTGGTCTTCTCGAAGGCGTCATGGGCCAAGCTGACGCCGGATGATCAGGCGCTGTTGAAGAAGGTTGGGCGTGAGGCACAGCTCGAACAGCGCGTGCTCTGGTATGAGGCGGAGGCGAAGGCGCTCGATAAGATGAAGGAAGTCGGCACCGATGTGGTGACATCGGTCGATAAGCAGCCGTTCCGCGACGCGGTGAAGCCGGTTTGGGACAAATATGGCGCGAAATATGCCGAAATGACCAAACGGATTGCAGCGGTGAGCTAG
- a CDS encoding DUF2478 domain-containing protein → MFDSQCDLAALVYETDQEPDTVLHDFSAGLASQGIRAVGLVQLGHRELDVPRLNAVMLHSGEQVRLFQDLGPGAKGCKLDVGQLLDAGMRVADAIDAGADLVIINRFGKQEREGKGLSYLIERALSGDIPVVIAVPAHRFDEWIAFAGGMSVRLPCSRDALDAWWLKVSSNGGGVVPEPVQQTFCAAVK, encoded by the coding sequence ATGTTCGACAGTCAATGCGATCTTGCCGCGCTGGTCTATGAAACGGACCAGGAGCCCGACACCGTGCTGCACGATTTCTCGGCCGGCCTTGCCAGTCAGGGGATACGTGCCGTCGGTCTCGTTCAGCTCGGGCATCGCGAACTGGATGTGCCCCGGCTGAATGCGGTGATGCTGCATTCCGGCGAGCAGGTGCGGTTGTTCCAGGATCTCGGCCCGGGCGCCAAAGGCTGCAAGCTTGATGTCGGTCAATTGCTCGATGCCGGCATGCGCGTCGCCGACGCCATCGATGCCGGCGCTGACCTCGTCATCATCAATCGCTTCGGCAAGCAGGAACGCGAAGGCAAGGGGCTCTCCTACCTCATTGAGCGTGCGCTCTCCGGTGATATCCCCGTGGTGATCGCGGTCCCCGCTCACCGTTTCGACGAATGGATCGCCTTTGCCGGCGGCATGAGCGTGCGATTGCCCTGTTCGCGCGACGCGCTGGACGCGTGGTGGCTGAAAGTCTCCAGCAATGGCGGCGGCGTGGTGCCGGAGCCGGTGCAGCAGACGTTTTGCGCAGCGGTGAAGTAA
- a CDS encoding winged helix-turn-helix domain-containing protein, with the protein MSKSASPGPALSIRIDLDPDGRIGPGKIQLLENIQATGSISAAGRAMEMSYKRAWDLVDELNRICGQAAVDRQTGGKNGGGAILTPFGESLVSRYRAIEQAAAAAARQQLLALKKDIGKKAR; encoded by the coding sequence ATGTCCAAATCAGCCAGCCCCGGGCCAGCCCTCAGCATCCGCATCGACCTCGATCCCGATGGACGCATCGGGCCGGGCAAAATTCAGCTTCTCGAAAACATCCAGGCCACCGGTTCGATCTCCGCGGCCGGTCGTGCCATGGAGATGTCCTACAAGCGCGCTTGGGATCTGGTGGACGAGCTCAACCGCATCTGCGGCCAGGCCGCCGTGGATCGGCAGACCGGCGGCAAGAATGGCGGCGGGGCCATCCTCACGCCATTCGGCGAAAGCCTCGTCAGCCGCTACCGCGCCATCGAGCAGGCCGCAGCAGCAGCGGCACGCCAGCAGCTCCTGGCGCTGAAAAAGGACATCGGTAAAAAAGCGCGCTAG